A DNA window from Streptomyces sp. 71268 contains the following coding sequences:
- a CDS encoding TIGR03086 family metal-binding protein — protein sequence MAETRDEHRVAQRHREAIELFTERVHAVGDGQWTAPTPCTDWSVRDLVNHLTVEQLWVPALVRDGSTIEEQGDRFDGDQLGDDPVATWDRAAESALAAFAEPGALERTVHLSSGTDSALAYCSQMTMDAVVHAWDLSRAIGADEQLPRGLVDFAVREVSPYAADLARTGLFAPAVTPPPGADVQTKLLSLLGRRP from the coding sequence ATGGCTGAGACGAGGGACGAACACCGGGTGGCGCAGCGACACCGCGAGGCCATCGAACTCTTCACCGAGCGCGTGCACGCCGTCGGCGACGGGCAGTGGACCGCCCCGACACCCTGCACCGACTGGTCCGTGCGGGACCTGGTGAACCACCTGACGGTCGAACAACTGTGGGTGCCGGCCCTGGTCCGCGACGGCTCCACCATCGAGGAGCAGGGCGACCGCTTCGACGGCGACCAGTTGGGTGACGACCCGGTGGCGACCTGGGACCGCGCGGCCGAGAGCGCGCTCGCCGCGTTCGCCGAGCCGGGCGCCCTTGAGCGGACCGTGCACCTCTCCTCGGGCACGGACAGCGCGCTGGCCTACTGCTCCCAGATGACGATGGACGCCGTCGTGCACGCGTGGGACCTGTCCCGGGCGATCGGCGCGGACGAGCAACTGCCACGGGGGCTGGTGGACTTCGCCGTACGCGAGGTCTCGCCGTACGCCGCGGACCTGGCGCGCACCGGCCTGTTCGCCCCGGCTGTCACCCCGCCGCCGGGCGCCGACGTGCAGACCAAGCTGCTGTCCCTGCTGGGGCGCCGCCCCTGA
- a CDS encoding type 1 glutamine amidotransferase domain-containing protein — MRVAFLTAPEGVEQVELTDPWEAVRAAGGTPALLSTASGKVQAFHHLDKADTFPVDELVGEADIETFDGLVLPGGVANPDALRQDEKAVAFVRDFFAAGKPVAAICHAPWTLVEADVVRGRTLTSYPSLRTDIRNAGGEWVDEQVKVCSGGPNVLITSRKPDDLPAFNEAFLAEFSRVSGGR, encoded by the coding sequence ATGCGAGTCGCGTTTCTCACCGCCCCCGAGGGCGTCGAGCAGGTCGAACTGACCGACCCCTGGGAGGCCGTACGGGCCGCGGGGGGCACCCCGGCCCTGCTGTCCACCGCCTCCGGCAAGGTCCAGGCGTTCCACCACCTCGACAAGGCCGACACCTTCCCGGTGGACGAACTCGTCGGCGAGGCCGACATCGAGACCTTCGACGGCCTGGTACTGCCCGGCGGCGTGGCCAACCCCGACGCGCTACGGCAGGACGAGAAGGCGGTGGCGTTCGTCCGGGACTTCTTCGCGGCGGGCAAGCCGGTCGCCGCGATCTGCCACGCGCCGTGGACGCTGGTCGAGGCCGACGTCGTGCGGGGCCGCACCCTCACCTCGTATCCCAGCCTGCGTACCGACATCCGCAACGCCGGTGGCGAGTGGGTGGACGAGCAGGTCAAGGTCTGCTCGGGCGGCCCGAACGTGCTGATCACCAGCCGCAAGCCGGACGACCTGCCCGCGTTCAACGAGGCGTTCCTGGCGGAGTTCAGCCGGGTGTCGGGGGGCCGGTAG
- a CDS encoding SigB/SigF/SigG family RNA polymerase sigma factor yields MTSVRARKRHPHDDAPDTSAEFRRIDELPDGPEKDALRQRVICAWMPMAERIAATYRNRGESGEDLKQVAMLGLVKAVNRYESGRGTAFESYAVPTIVGEVKRHFRDHLWSLHVPRRVQELRQKVRAAIQELTRTPDGRRPSVEDVARHTGLSEADVRTGMGALDSFAALSLDAELTGAADGYSLVDTLGAPEPDYDRIVDREAVKPKLNALPERERRILYLRFFCDMTQSRIADQLGMSQMHVSRLINRTCARIGERVMADAA; encoded by the coding sequence ATGACGTCCGTACGTGCACGTAAGCGGCACCCGCATGACGACGCCCCGGACACCTCAGCGGAGTTCCGACGCATCGACGAACTCCCCGACGGCCCGGAGAAGGACGCGCTGCGCCAGCGCGTCATCTGCGCCTGGATGCCGATGGCCGAGCGCATCGCCGCCACCTACCGCAACCGCGGCGAGAGCGGCGAGGACCTGAAGCAGGTCGCCATGCTCGGCCTGGTCAAGGCCGTCAACCGCTACGAGTCGGGCCGTGGCACGGCCTTCGAGAGCTACGCCGTGCCGACCATCGTCGGCGAGGTCAAGCGGCACTTCCGAGACCACCTGTGGAGCCTGCACGTACCGCGCCGGGTACAGGAGCTGCGGCAGAAGGTGCGGGCCGCCATCCAGGAACTGACCCGCACCCCCGACGGCCGGCGGCCCTCGGTCGAGGACGTGGCACGCCACACCGGGCTGTCCGAGGCCGACGTGCGCACCGGCATGGGCGCGCTGGACAGCTTCGCCGCCCTCTCGCTCGACGCGGAGCTGACCGGCGCCGCCGACGGCTACTCACTGGTGGACACGCTCGGCGCCCCCGAGCCCGACTACGACCGCATCGTGGACCGCGAGGCCGTCAAGCCCAAGCTGAACGCCCTGCCCGAGCGCGAGCGGCGCATCCTCTACCTGCGCTTCTTCTGCGACATGACGCAGTCCCGGATAGCCGACCAGCTCGGCATGTCCCAGATGCACGTCTCCCGGCTCATCAACCGCACCTGCGCCCGGATCGGCGAACGGGTGATGGCGGACGCCGCGTGA